The genome window ACTGAGCAGGTGCTCAGTGGATTCAATACCCCAGTTCCCTGCAGGTCTGGTTCACGCCAGTGAGGTCTCCCTTCCTCAGTTTTCCTCAGCGTCCCTGCAAGGTCCCAGAATCTGCCAAATCCTTGGCCCGAGTTTCCCCACTTTAGGAGAGCTAACTGTGTCTGAGAGAGAACTGTGTGCAGAGTTGAGACCTGCGATGGTCTGAAATGTTCCCAGAGTTATGGCCTGGACCTGCCACCTTGGCCTGGGGTGAATGGGGAGGTAAAATGGAAGGCTTGGGTCTGTAATAATTCAGAGTAAGCCGGCCCTCGGTGGAGGGCAGGAGATGGAAGGACGGAAAGGAAGCTTAAGGGAAGCACAGATACTTCCTTCCCCCAGGGTGAAGGAGCTAAAGCGCTTTGGGAAAGGAAGGGGGTGAATCAACTGCTCATTTTTGGCAGCTCGGTTTGGGAATGCATGTTTGAGTCCCTTCCCCCTTTGCTTTTTGGGCTTCTTAGGGCTTCTTAGAGTTCCTGGGCCTGTCTGTGTTCACACCCATTCCTCAAATCCCACCCATCCACCACCCCCACCAAGAACACAGCGCCACCTCCTGAGCCAACCTGGGGCACATCGGTATTTCCAgtctttttatttgcttattgtaTCTTGGGAGTGCATAGATGGGGAGAGGAGGTGAAGGTCAGAAGTCCACCCAGGCTTACAGGAGTTGGGCTTTTTGCAAAAACACAGCTGGGGAATCATTATTATCCGCCACCTTTGGACTAGTACTTCCCAATTCACACCCCGAGGCTGTCACTCTCCCCAGGCTGTGTCTTACTCCTCTGTGTCTAAGCAGAGACTACAGAGTTGTACAGAGACCCTGACCTAGGCCAATCCCAGGCTGCAGAGATTTAGGTAAAGGCCCAGGACAGTCATTCTGGTTTCTATGATGTTTGTGTGGGCCCCTAACCCTCCACCCCCTACCTCATCCTCATTCTACACAACTTGAGGGCTCAAATTAGTTTTACTGGGAGAGACTTTAGACTGGCAAAGACCCTATGAACAAAGGGAAGGGTTCAGACAAGACAGGAAATCATTTTCTCAAGGGAAATATCTTTAAATACTAAGAAAAAGACCTAACTGGGACACCTGGGTGTCCAATAAACTCAAATagagtctggaggctttgctagaaaaaaaggacaaagatttattcaagggtcttagggtTTATGAACTGGTAACATATTTAGGCAATATCCAGagtgttctgaagaagaaaagctgagggctcttatagtaaaaagtacattcttgagaagaatcagttTTGCATTCTTAGCCTCTGGATTGGTCCTCAAGATGACCAGTGATCTGGGTAACACATGTCAGGTGGTCTGGATATTCTTTCCTTAGCCCTCAGGGGGTAATCAGGGTTATCTAGAGGTCTGATGTATATACAGAGACTGATGAAGGACAAGAACGTTCAAAAGTTTAAGTTAAAACTAGAATAGAGGTGgtcggttggctcagttggttagattgcagtgctcataacaccaatgtcgcccataggaaaaaacaaaaacaaaacacaagaatagaaTCATTTCTTCATACCTAAAtctacttgattttagtaatttagcagcgTGGCTATAATGagtccattttatttcttcactctatgACTCATGGGTATTGGGTAGGGGTCCCAGATGGAGACGCGAGGATGCCTAAACTTGGAAGTCTGTACTGAGCAGAGGGTCTGGGTAAGGAGCTTCCCACAGGAGCTCCCGGCTAAGGGCTAGATTGTGGGGGTCACTCTGGATGAAAAGACAGGCGAAACCACACTAGCTAGCATGAGTCAGTGCTGCCTCAGGGGCCCTCCGCCCCTTGGGGGTGGATCATTTATGGGGAGCTGAGTAGAGTAGCGCAGGAGAAACTGGGCCAGACTGCTCTTTTAGCTCGAAAGGCCTCGAGGACTCTCTGCGTCTGTGGAGACAAGGGCACTACACGCACTTCAGAATGAAGAGTTGTAAGAAGCTGACCTGGGGCGGGCGGgcaggggtggggtagggtgcTCCTGGACTGGCTCCAGTTCTCAGCAGGTGGACGCACGGACCAAATGCAGAGTTCTGCCTTTCCCCATCCCCCTCAGCGCCCCGCTGGGGAGAGAGAACTTCGAACTCCTCTGCGGAGCCGGATCCCAGAATGGGGCAAATCCAGGAGGGGAAATCGGACCCTGGGTCGCTGGAGCAGCAGGGCCTAGAGAGGCTTTCTCTCTATTCCGAGGAGTTCTTTgctgcttcttcctctcctcaccGGTCTAAATGGATCGCTCCACCTATTTCCTCCCCCGCTCCTAGGGCGCAATGGAAAGTTCCACTGCCCCTCCGGTCCCCGACCTGCGTTGCAGGGGACGCTGGCATGGTTGCCAGGGAAAGCCCCGGACGTGACGGCTGAGCGCTACCCGGAGCAGCCGCCCCTCTCCTATCCGTCATTCCCCTGCGCATGCTGTCctcacccccttcccctcccccccgtGGGTTCCAGACAAGGGAACCATAAACAACGGGCGGAGCGAGGCTCTCGGAGCCAGGCCAGGTGGGAGTTTGCACTCTCCCGGGGACCTGCGCTGCGGCTCAGGCTACTTTCTAGCAAAACCCCGGGTCGTACATGGCTAGGGTCGTGCTTTAGACGATCCTGGGCCTAGGGACCCAGTCCTGGCTGAGTTGGGGGCGGGGCTTCGGTGCACGTTGGTGCGTCTTCATGGTAGGGGGTGTGTTTGTGGAGAGATGACTTGAGTAAGTTAGAAGTTGGCTAGTTCGTGACAAGGACCCCGCACGGGCGGGGGAGACTGGATTGCCCGTTGTCTGTTCCGAGGGGAAGGGACATTTGTCATCTCTCTCACAGGCCCTCATCGCCCCTTCTCAGGCGAGAGCATGGTGGGGCTCCGGGGGCCACGGCTCCCCCCGGCGGGGATCCTGCTCCTGTTGCCCTtcctgccgctgctgctgctgcctgcaGCCCCCGCGCACCATCGCGCTTCCTACAAACCGGTCATCGTGGTGCACGGGCTCTTTGACAGCTCGCACAGCTTCCGCCACCTGCTGGAATACATCAACGAGGTCTGGCAGGGAACACTTGGTTGTAGGGCGTTAAAGGCCTCTACAACGGCAGGGGAGGGAGAATGCGGAACTGAAAACCGCCCCTCGGGGCCTGCCCAGTTCCTCGGGAGCTGCTGCTCGCGTGGGGAGAGTTGGGTGGGGGACGAGATCCTTGGTTCTAACAGGGCACAAAGGGCATGTGGGCGCTGGCCAGGGGGTGCTGTGGAGGGGCTTCATAGTCCATCCCCAGTTGCAGCATTGCCCTTCTCCCACAGACACACCCTGGGACTGTGGTGACAGTGCTTGATCTCTTCGATGGGAGAGAGAGCTTGCGGCCACTATGGGAACAGGTGCAAGGGTTCCGAGAGGCTGTGGCCCCCATCATGGCAAAGGCCCCTCAAGGGGTGCATCTCATCTGCTACTCGCAGGGTAGGTGCTCCTCACTAAATTCCTCAGCACTATCTGCAGCGGGATCCTTATTTGAGGGACtctttctgtgtccttttctgAACCGCATTGCTCCAACAAGGGCCCTGGTGCCTGAGCCCTCCTTTTCTGACTTCCCTCAGCACCTGGGTCTCACCTCTGTGTGTGTCCTCAACTGGAGGGAGGCTCCCTGCACTAATGCCCCTTCTCTCCCCATTACCCATGGTTCTTGGACCTAAGGGATAGTGGGGCAGTAAAATACACCCTACAGTTAGTTAGAAGACCCAGAATCTAATTCTGGCTGTCACTTAACATGATGTGGGATGTTTTGCCACAGGGTGGACCTGCGTTCTTCGggcctttcttatttttgtacATTGTGGTGTTCTGCCTACAGGGGGCCTGGTGTGCAGGGCACTACTGTCTGTGATGGACGAGCACAATGTGGATTCTTTCAtatctctctcctctccacagATGGGGCAGTATGGAGGTGAGTGGCTACTATGGGCTTCATAGGGGCCCTGAGTTTGGGGGACACAAAGGTTGGGGCCACTTGGCACTACTGTTCTCTTGCCAGACACGGACTACTTGAAGTGGCTCTTCCCTACCTCCATGAGGTCTAACCTCTACCGGGTCTGCTATAGCCCCTGGGGCCAGGAATTCTCCATATGCAACTACTGGCACGGTGAGTAGGGGATGCTAAACTGGAGGGTGGGGCCTGCTGCTTCCCCTCTGCCATAACcaacagcaataataatgatGGCAACATACTTATCGAGCATTTACAGTGTGAACAGGCACTGTTCAGAATGCTTTATGAGTATCACTTATTGTCTCAGAAAGTACAGtctggcaaactttttctttcaagggccagatagtaaatatatttagGCCATATAGTCTCTGTCACAATACTCAGTGCTGGCAcagtagtgtgaaagcagccgcACACCAGGTGTAAATGAATGTGTctgagttccaataaaacttacAGAAGCTAGCAgtggctggatttggcccacggGTCATAGCATGCAAATGCCTAGTGTAGTTTTTCAGACCATGGATGCTGGGTCCAGACTACTTGCGTTTAAAGCCTGACCCTGCTGGGTGACTTTGGGTGTTACTTAACCTTCCTGTgactcagttttcctcatctgtacaataaTAATATAGCACTTACCTTATAGGgtggttgtgaaaattaaataaattaatgaatgtaaTGTACTTTGAACAGTACCTGGCTCATCGTAGGTGCTAGATAAAGGTGTTCACTAGCATGTTTACAATTATTACTGTTGTTACATCATATTCCTATTCACCTTGTGTATTACTGTAGCCTCCTGACTGGTCTTCCTTCTCCAGTCTTGCCTCCTCCCCCTGCTTCTCTGACTATCTTTCTCAATGCTGTTTGTACCCAGACCCCCACCATGATGACTTGTACCTCAATGCCAGCAGCTTCCTGGCCCTGATCAATGGGGAAAGAGATCATCCCAATGCCACTGGTGAGAACCCAGGCTCCTGCGTGGGTCCCGTTTCTGCTTTTCTGACCCGCTATGTTCCCCTCTCAAACTTGGCCTGAACGCTGTGACTGACTCAGGCTCTCTCCTTCCCAACCTGCAGCATGGCGGGAGAACTTTCTTCGTGTGGGCCGCCTCGTGCTGATTGGGGGCCCTGATGATGGTGTCATTACCCCCTGGCAGTCCAGGTAATAAGGGAATGTGTGGCCTGAAGATTGGCTAAGGATAGCCCCTAACCTCCTCCAATCTTCATCTCTTGCCTACAACTGGTCCCACTTTTCAGTGAACCCACCCTCCACTTATCCTGTCACCCAAAACTAAAACCTGGGAGTCATCTCCCAACCCCTTGTATCTAGCCAGTCACTAAGTTCTGCTGACTCGACTCCCTTCCATCCCTGTCATCCCCGTTTgtaaaactttgaaataattgCGGATTCAAAGGAAATTGCAAAGATGGTTTAGAGAGGTCCTGTGtatccttcacccagtttccccagtGGTCGCATCCTATGTAACTATAGCACAATAGCAAAACCAGGAAACGGACACTGGTACAACACGTGGAGATAGTTCCAGGCCATTTTATCACATTTCCTATCACCTCTTGTACTTTCCTGGGCTGCTGTGATAGTCTCCACACTTACCCCTTCCATCCAATTCCTCAGGAAGACCCATGGCTCCATGGCACTACGTGCGTATTACAGATCATGACGAGTGACCTGAAATGTCACCTGGTCTGCTTTAGTCACTCAGATACTCACTGAGCACTGTGCAATGGCACTGTTCTGGGCCCTGGGGATGCAGCTGGAAATGAAAGACAAGTCCCTGACATTACGTAGCTTACGTTCTAGTGGGGGCGGTAGATAATACATGTAAGTATACACGTCGGGTGGTAATACAACAAGGCAGGGAAGGGGTTAGAGGATGCCTGGCGCCTATTTTAGAAGTAGCCAGAGAAGTTCTCCTGGAAGAGTTGCCATTTGACCAGAGACTGACGGAAATGAGGGAAGAAATTGTGCAACGACCTGGGGGAAGCA of Rhinolophus sinicus isolate RSC01 linkage group LG05, ASM3656204v1, whole genome shotgun sequence contains these proteins:
- the PPT2 gene encoding lysosomal thioesterase PPT2 isoform X1 yields the protein MKSCPHRPFSGESMVGLRGPRLPPAGILLLLPFLPLLLLPAAPAHHRASYKPVIVVHGLFDSSHSFRHLLEYINETHPGTVVTVLDLFDGRESLRPLWEQVQGFREAVAPIMAKAPQGVHLICYSQGGLVCRALLSVMDEHNVDSFISLSSPQMGQYGDTDYLKWLFPTSMRSNLYRVCYSPWGQEFSICNYWHDPHHDDLYLNASSFLALINGERDHPNATAWRENFLRVGRLVLIGGPDDGVITPWQSSFFGFYDANETVLEMEEQLVYLRDSFGLKTLLARGAIVRCSMAGIAHTAWHSNRTLYETCIEPWLS
- the PPT2 gene encoding lysosomal thioesterase PPT2 isoform X2, whose amino-acid sequence is MKSCESMVGLRGPRLPPAGILLLLPFLPLLLLPAAPAHHRASYKPVIVVHGLFDSSHSFRHLLEYINETHPGTVVTVLDLFDGRESLRPLWEQVQGFREAVAPIMAKAPQGVHLICYSQGGLVCRALLSVMDEHNVDSFISLSSPQMGQYGDTDYLKWLFPTSMRSNLYRVCYSPWGQEFSICNYWHDPHHDDLYLNASSFLALINGERDHPNATAWRENFLRVGRLVLIGGPDDGVITPWQSSFFGFYDANETVLEMEEQLVYLRDSFGLKTLLARGAIVRCSMAGIAHTAWHSNRTLYETCIEPWLS
- the PPT2 gene encoding lysosomal thioesterase PPT2 isoform X3 — its product is MVGLRGPRLPPAGILLLLPFLPLLLLPAAPAHHRASYKPVIVVHGLFDSSHSFRHLLEYINETHPGTVVTVLDLFDGRESLRPLWEQVQGFREAVAPIMAKAPQGVHLICYSQGGLVCRALLSVMDEHNVDSFISLSSPQMGQYGDTDYLKWLFPTSMRSNLYRVCYSPWGQEFSICNYWHDPHHDDLYLNASSFLALINGERDHPNATAWRENFLRVGRLVLIGGPDDGVITPWQSSFFGFYDANETVLEMEEQLVYLRDSFGLKTLLARGAIVRCSMAGIAHTAWHSNRTLYETCIEPWLS